The Pyxidicoccus sp. MSG2 DNA segment CAGTTCGTTCGTCAGCGGCTATTGGGTGCTGGAGAACGCGATGGGCACGGTGGTGGGGCAGCGGCTGCTGACATCGCTCGAACAGGGAGACGTGCTCCGCTACCCGCAGCTGGCCACCTACGCGAGTGAACCCCGGTGCGAGTGGCTCTTCGAAGTAGCGGGCAATGCCTATGAGGAGAAGGGGCCTCCCCAGGCAGAAGGCTTCGCGTGCCCGGCCGGGACGGGCCGCGTCCAGGGCGTGCCCGGAGGCGCGAAGTGGACGCACCTGCTCCCGGGCTGGGTGTCGTTCTGCCAGAAGCCGGACGGCACACGTCACGGTCCGTTGAAGGCCTGGGACCGCCTGGGGCGCGGACTCGTCGAGGAAGGCCAGTACGAGGAGGGGAAGCGCACGGGCGCATGGAAGCATTGGGAGGCGGGACAGGCTCTGCCCATCGTCGAGGCGAGCTACGTGAAGGGCAGGCCCCATGGGCGCTGGGTGCTGCGGAATGCGGGGGCGCTGGTGGCCGAGGGGCGCTACCAGGACGGACTCCGCGAGGGGGCGTGGAGGATTCCCGACGGGACCGAGTCCGCGGAGCTCCAGGCCACGTTCACCGCGGGCCTGCCGGATGGAACCTGGCGCTGGATGAATGCGGATGGCTCCGTGGTGCGGCAGCTCGACTTCGAGAAGGGCCAGCTCAAGAAGACCTTTCGGAAGGCCCGGGCCATTGCCATCGCCGCCCGGGAGCTTGCTCCCGGCACCGTGCTGCAGCCTGCTTTGCTGAAGAAGCTCTCGCTCCCCGAGGAGTTCTGGCCCCCGGTGTTCGTCGGCGAGGACTCAGCCCCGTTCGTCCTCAACCGGCCCGTTGCCTACGGCATGCCCGCTGGCGCCCCGCTCACGTGGATGGACATCGAGGCTCCCCACGAGCTGCCGGCGCCGGCCCCCAGTCCGCAACGCTGATGACCGCAACTACCGGGTCGCCCCGGGGGCGCGGATGCGGCATCTCTCGTCCATGACCGCCGCCCTTCGCCGCCGGAAGCACCCCACGCTCATGGAGCGCGTGGCCGCGCTCGACTGGGAGCGCATCACCCAGGACCTCGACACCCAGGGCTGCGCCACCGTGAGCGCGCTGCTTGCTCCCTCGGAGTGTCTGGCGCTCGCGGACACCTACGCGTCGGACACCGCGTTCCGCAGCCGGGTCGTCATGGCGCGGCACGGCTTCGGGCGCGGTGAGTACAAGTACTTCGCCCACCCGCTCCCGGACACGGTCTCCACCCTCCGCACCGAGCTGTACCCGCCGCTCTCTCGCATCGCCAACCGGTGGAACGAGACGATGGGCATCGACGTGCGCTACCCGGACGCGCATGCGGACTTCCTCACGCGCTGCCACGAGGCCGGGCAGACGCGGCCCACGCCGCTGCTCCTCCAGTACGGTGAGGGCGACTACAACTGCCTCCACCAGGACCTCTACGGCGAGCACGTCTTCCCGCTGCAGGTCGCCTTCCTCCTCTCCGCGCCGGGTCAGGACTTCACCGGCGGAGAGTTCGTGCTCACCGAGCAACGCCCCCGCATGCAGTCCCGCGCGGAGGTGGTGCCCCTGGCCCAGGGTGACGGCGTCATCTTCGCGGTCCATCACCGGCCCGTGAAGGGCACGCGCGGGTACTATCGCGTCAACCTCCGCCATGGTGTGAGCCGGCTGCGCTCCGGACGGCGGCACACGCTCGGCGTCATCTTCCACGACGCGCAATGACGTGAAACCACACGAGCCGCCTATCATGCGCCCCCAAGGTGGACGGGCGCGCAATGGACTACCAGGCGATTCTCGACGAAGTGATGGCAGCGGTACGCCCCGTGATTGGCCAGGGACGTGTCGCCAACTACATCCCCGCGCTCGCGGCGGTGGACCCGGGCCGCTTCGGCATGGCGCTGGCCACCGTGGACGGCGACGTCTACGGCGTCGGCGACTGGCGCATCCCCTTCTCCGTCCAGAGCATCTCCAAGGTCTTCACCCTCGCCCTCACCCTGGCCCGGGACGGTGACGCCGTCTGGCGGCGCGTGGGCAAGGAGCCCTCGGGCAATCCCTTCAACTCCCTGGTCCAGCTCGAATACGAGCAGGGCATCCCTCGCAACCCGTTCATCAACGCGGGCGCGCTCGTCATCACCGACCGGCTCCTGCGCCTCACCGGTGACGCCCGCGGCGTGCTGCGCGACTTCCTCCGCGCGGAGAGCGGCAACCCCGCGCTCGACTTCGACCCCGGCGTCGCCGCTTCCGAGGCCGAGCATGGCCACCGCAACTCCGCCCTGGCCCACTTCATGGCCAGCTACGGCAACATCGAGAACCCCGTCCCCCAGGTGCTGGAGCACTACTTCTGGCAGTGCTCCCTCACCGCGAGCTGCGCGGACCTCGCCCGTGCCTGTGGCTTCCTCGCACGTCACGGCCAGCGCGCCAGCGGGGAACGGCTGCTCACCCGCAGCCAGGCCAAGCAGGTCAACGCGGTGATGCTCACCTGCGGCACCTACGATGCCGCGGGCGAGTTCGCCTACCGCGTCGGCCTGCCCGGCAAGAGCGGCGTGGGTGGCGGCATCATCGCCGTCATCCCCAACCGCTGTGGCCTCTGCGTGTGGAGCCCCGGGCTGGATGCCCGGGGCAACTCCGTGGCCGGTGTGGAGGCGCTGGACCGCTTCACCACCCTCACCGGCCTCTCGGTGTTCTGAGGCTCCGGCTCACGTCATCCGCGACGGATACGGATAGAAGTAGTGCGGCGTGACATCTCCCCGGTGCCGGATGAAGAGCGGGCCCCACGACGGATTCTGGTCGTGCATCTGCTTCAGCAGCCGAATCATCCGGTCGAAGATTCTCTTCACGTCGGCCTCTGCGGCCAGCGCGGCCGTGACGGCCGCCGCCACCAGGTGCGCGGCGTAGACGCCCTCGGTGACGCGCTCGGAGAGCGTCCCCACGCCGGTGACGAGCAGGCGGCGCATGTCCTCCACCTTCAGCTCGTCCCGGTTGCGCCAGTTCTGGATGGACCCCAGGGCATGTCCCTCGAGCGCCGTCAGCTTGTGCATGACAATCGTGTCCGCGACCAGCCGGGCGGACTTGCGTGCATCGTCGGGGGACACCTTCGTTCCCGCCAGCACGAGCTCCGCGGGGACCAGGTCCTTCTCCGTCTCCGCGAGGATGGCTTGGGACCACGCCGCCGCCTGGTCGAAGCGCAGGCGCGCGACGGTGTAGCCCGCCAGGAAGCCCCGGAGGATGTCGGCGGGATGCGGGTCCGCCGAGGGCCCCCGGTTGCGCAGCTTCCCCGGCCCACCGAAGGCGAGGCTCAGCCCCCGGAAGTAGCCGATGAGGCCGATGCCCGCCGCCGGCCCCATGTTGAGGATGCCGAGGACGTCGGACGCCGTCTCGTCGATGCGCTCGCTCCAGTAGTTCCCCAGCGCGGGGAGCCCTTCCGCGGCGAGGCGCTCGTTCACCGCGGCGGAGAGCTCCTCCGGGAGCCCCACGTCGGCGTGCAGGATGTCGTGCCCTCCCACCTCGTGCCCGAGCGCGGCCCAGGCCAGCAGGCCCGACCTCGCGTGCGCCGGCGGAAGGTTGACGATGCCGGCGTCCATGTCCAGCACGGCGGACGTCACGTCCACCGGCCACGTGTACGGTCCGAAGTCAGGGTTGCCCCACTTCACCAGTGGGGGAATGACACCCAGGTCGGGCGGCTCCACACCCCGGCGGTCCTCGGCGCTGAGGAAGCCGTCATACAAGTCACTCACCACCTCCTCGAAGGCGTCCGTCGCGACGAGCAGGTAGTTCTCACCGTTCTGCAGGATGGTGTGCGCCGCGTCGAGCAACAGCCCCGCCTCGCGCTCGCGGTTGGGGTCTCTGAGCAGCACCTCCGCGTAACCCTGGGGCCCGAGCTGGTCCAGGATGGTCAGGAAGGGCACGAGGACCGCCTCGCGGTAGAGCGGCGGCAGGGTGACCCGGGCCGCTTCGATGCGCCCCCGGAGCTGGTGGTAGTCGAGCGGCTCCGGTGGACCCGGGTCGGTGTCCTGGGCGGACAGCACGACGTCCTGGATGCAGGCGGGCAGGTTCCGGAGGTCCACGGCCGGGGGCCCCGCTCCACCGGCCCCGGTCCGTGCGCGACCGGTGGGTACCGGACGGGTGGAGAGGTTCCCACCGAGGACCTTGTTGGGCTTCGCCGCGGTGCGCCCCGCCGGGGAAACACTTCGCCTGCTCTTCCGACCCTTCTCCTGCCTTGCCATGACCACCTCCACGCTCGCGCGAAGGTGGGAAGCGGACCGCCCCCGGCACACTGGCTCGCGGGGCACTCGGAGTGCTTGGGTCCACACGGCCCCCAGCCCGGGGGGACGTGAAGCGCCGCGCGCGTGCGGGCGAAGGAAACCCGTGGGTGCCGTTCTCCCGTGCGAACCGCCTCCGACTTTCCGGGGCGGAGCTGAGAGGTCATGCACATGAAGCTCGCGAAGATGGCGATGATGCTTCCGTTGTTGGCGCTGGCTCCCACGGTGGCGCAGGCCGGGTCGAAGTGCAGCAGTCTCGCGGCGGTGGACGCGACGAACCGGTGGGCGCGCGGCGCGCTGGGCACCGTGCGCAACAGCGCCGACACCGTGTCGAACATCTATTGCATCACCTACTCGTGGGGCTACGCCTTCTGTAGCGCCCGCGATGCCTCGGGCAACACCGGCAGTTGCGGC contains these protein-coding regions:
- a CDS encoding SAF domain-containing protein — its product is MRLSFTLLLLCLAAHSAHAGEDNAVVVAARALPAGTMLQYESLSERRLPSSLVTKSMVLPKDVAFVVDQRLLEPLESGEPLQWSQMATVYNSPTQYRPYCDWMKAAGKRKRAYPSAPALADVVPVLTAARALPEGTVLTRDMLAPLRARSSFVSGYWVLENAMGTVVGQRLLTSLEQGDVLRYPQLATYASEPRCEWLFEVAGNAYEEKGPPQAEGFACPAGTGRVQGVPGGAKWTHLLPGWVSFCQKPDGTRHGPLKAWDRLGRGLVEEGQYEEGKRTGAWKHWEAGQALPIVEASYVKGRPHGRWVLRNAGALVAEGRYQDGLREGAWRIPDGTESAELQATFTAGLPDGTWRWMNADGSVVRQLDFEKGQLKKTFRKARAIAIAARELAPGTVLQPALLKKLSLPEEFWPPVFVGEDSAPFVLNRPVAYGMPAGAPLTWMDIEAPHELPAPAPSPQR
- a CDS encoding 2OG-Fe(II) oxygenase, which translates into the protein MTAALRRRKHPTLMERVAALDWERITQDLDTQGCATVSALLAPSECLALADTYASDTAFRSRVVMARHGFGRGEYKYFAHPLPDTVSTLRTELYPPLSRIANRWNETMGIDVRYPDAHADFLTRCHEAGQTRPTPLLLQYGEGDYNCLHQDLYGEHVFPLQVAFLLSAPGQDFTGGEFVLTEQRPRMQSRAEVVPLAQGDGVIFAVHHRPVKGTRGYYRVNLRHGVSRLRSGRRHTLGVIFHDAQ
- a CDS encoding glutaminase, which codes for MDYQAILDEVMAAVRPVIGQGRVANYIPALAAVDPGRFGMALATVDGDVYGVGDWRIPFSVQSISKVFTLALTLARDGDAVWRRVGKEPSGNPFNSLVQLEYEQGIPRNPFINAGALVITDRLLRLTGDARGVLRDFLRAESGNPALDFDPGVAASEAEHGHRNSALAHFMASYGNIENPVPQVLEHYFWQCSLTASCADLARACGFLARHGQRASGERLLTRSQAKQVNAVMLTCGTYDAAGEFAYRVGLPGKSGVGGGIIAVIPNRCGLCVWSPGLDARGNSVAGVEALDRFTTLTGLSVF